The following proteins come from a genomic window of Pyxidicoccus sp. MSG2:
- a CDS encoding DNA repair ATPase gives MASDGKGAAPSGEAALEGGSYEVIRTRLLAQADALGAKANDLNARRKTLFGGTELSVIGNERVRTENNCVPRDIVSVGKYLLFGYNVFIGLKKETSVSDVFSLHRFEKTAEGFDLSTVPNTEAGGFLADPRFVKDFGELYKYYKDAKLLQLRHRDSRLLAIFQTGQSLRDVKVFRFSVDVEGRATYLDNQGERDHVFPPSHDFEWTVATRDNYVTGQHPHVNVLDQVFVETVKGDLTVKVEDNTSTGMGIYSEPVEDPDQSLDDAEFAWAQVGTLILLRVLPFREKAYRYLVFNSRTQHVVRIDAIGQSCVRLPEDQGIVFPGGYYLQTGDFKVFDGAAAAEGMEFIRSIRSPNGEDVLYVFHRRDEGAYVLFPYNLVRKEVQNPIVAHGMSLFADGRLVVFRATSAEATRVHPMQVWQTPFVSAEHAAATPPAPGYLGKVGNAELVRGISDALTLQRIAKSDKPTRRTYEDLVSASTRAMDAYYWLGHAETALQEPVEALRRTSELIIDEFEKVLTLQKRATESLATAVTAQDELLLRVQPEQLTHAEAFMQALADLRKQRGHLITLKDIRYMDLGRVDALEAAVVEASDKASAACVDFLQKGEALQPLATRLDELLAKLEPLQTTSELAPLGEDVDKTAHGLEVLGEVVGGLQVGDPLARARILEGISELFSRLNRVRASLGAKRKELSGREKRAEFGAQFKLLGQSIESALTQADSPERCDEALSRLTVLLEELEGRFGEFDEFLGQITQKREELLEAFGARKQSLVDERQRRAQGLFSAAERILQGVQRRAKSFKTDDELNGYFASDAMILKLRQLAEQLMGLQDSVRADEVQSRIKSAKQDALRALRDRQDLFADGDSLIKLGAFRFNVNTQPLELTLVPREGALYLQLTGTDYSQKVEDPELLKYRELWEQHLVSESRDMYRAEYLAACVLADAEDGKGGLTLTALHEATVGGALLEKVRAYSADRFDEGYERGVHDADAAALLEKLLHLHQGAGLLRFAPVPRAWAALFWAFDTDEAGRALFHRRARSLSRLRTTFASTGGLADLGTELGERVAAFLTSHGLGHSPAEARQAGRYLVEELGVERPRFTTSGEALALKDLFLGQLDRQGSRSAFEDDLRGLEKDLGSRLEISRAWVDAYLTKREEGPGAWAHVALETAVLLLTERKLDREPAGALTATEVTALLGNHPRIQDRKLSVRLDEFLARTGEFRQVRVPQYQAYRAMLRDLLDRERRKLRLEELSPKVLSSFVRNRLIDEVYLPLIGANLAKQLGAAGEGKRTDRMGMLLLMSPPGYGKTTLMEYVASRLGLTFVKVNGPALGHAVKSLDPAEAPNATSRQEVERINLSFEMGNNVMLYLDDIQHTDPELLQKFISLCDGQRRIEGVWNGRTRTYDLRGKKFCVVMAGNPYTETGERFRIPDMLANRADTYNLGDILDGKEHLFALSYIENALTSNLATAPLATREPADTHRLIRMAQGEEVPAGELKHGYAAAELQEIVAVFQRMFTVQKVLLKVNMQYIASAAQDERFRSEPAFKLQGSYRNMNKLTEKVVAAMTDAELERLIDDHYQGESQTLTTAAEQNLLKLAEMRGRLTPEKAKRWEDIKQGFARVKRMGGKEDDPVARVTGQLSGIEEQLGAVRDAVVQAASQVARGGEQQTNPAEDVLPHLESLRDAVLEVAKVGREVKDTPPPAPAATPATDMAPYLKHLAQLLKALTERVAVQAQQPAAPAVVAAQSPAPDFGPYMEQLSRAIAALAERPVNVSASVPAEALQRTAIAGPSPAELSRQIELVEGVLLPLERASRRAIQGEGEGVKSLQVWQNVTEALELLRSMLRR, from the coding sequence ATGGCAAGTGACGGCAAGGGCGCGGCTCCCTCGGGCGAGGCGGCGCTGGAGGGCGGCAGCTACGAGGTCATCCGCACGCGGCTGCTGGCGCAGGCGGACGCGCTCGGCGCGAAGGCGAACGACCTCAACGCGCGTCGCAAGACGCTCTTTGGCGGCACGGAGCTCTCCGTCATTGGCAACGAGCGGGTGCGCACCGAGAACAACTGCGTCCCGCGCGACATCGTCAGCGTCGGGAAGTACCTCCTCTTCGGCTACAACGTCTTCATCGGCCTGAAGAAGGAGACGTCCGTGTCGGACGTCTTCTCGCTGCACCGCTTCGAGAAGACGGCCGAGGGCTTCGACCTGTCCACGGTGCCGAACACCGAGGCCGGCGGCTTCCTCGCGGACCCGCGCTTCGTGAAGGACTTCGGCGAGTTGTACAAGTACTACAAGGACGCGAAGCTCCTGCAGTTGCGCCACCGCGACTCGCGCCTGCTGGCCATCTTCCAGACGGGCCAGTCGCTGCGCGACGTGAAGGTCTTCCGCTTCAGCGTGGACGTGGAGGGCCGCGCCACGTACCTGGACAACCAGGGCGAGCGAGACCACGTCTTCCCGCCGTCACACGACTTCGAGTGGACGGTGGCCACGCGCGACAACTACGTCACCGGTCAGCACCCGCACGTCAACGTGCTGGACCAGGTGTTCGTGGAGACGGTGAAGGGCGACCTCACCGTGAAGGTGGAGGACAACACCTCCACCGGCATGGGCATCTACAGCGAGCCCGTGGAGGACCCCGACCAGTCGCTGGACGACGCGGAGTTCGCCTGGGCCCAGGTGGGCACGCTCATCCTCCTGCGGGTGCTGCCGTTCCGCGAGAAGGCGTACCGCTACCTCGTCTTCAACTCGCGCACGCAGCACGTGGTGCGCATCGACGCCATCGGCCAGTCCTGCGTGCGGCTGCCCGAGGACCAGGGCATCGTCTTCCCCGGCGGCTATTACCTCCAGACGGGAGACTTCAAGGTCTTCGACGGAGCCGCGGCCGCGGAAGGCATGGAGTTCATCCGGTCCATCCGCTCGCCGAACGGTGAGGACGTGCTCTACGTCTTCCACCGCCGGGACGAGGGCGCCTATGTGCTCTTTCCGTACAACCTGGTGCGCAAGGAGGTGCAGAACCCGATTGTCGCCCACGGCATGAGCCTCTTCGCGGACGGGCGACTGGTGGTGTTCCGCGCCACGTCGGCGGAGGCCACGCGCGTCCACCCCATGCAGGTGTGGCAGACGCCCTTCGTCTCCGCGGAGCACGCGGCGGCCACGCCTCCGGCCCCCGGCTACCTGGGCAAGGTGGGCAACGCGGAATTGGTGCGCGGCATCTCCGACGCGCTGACGCTCCAGCGCATCGCGAAGTCGGACAAGCCCACGCGGCGCACCTACGAGGACCTCGTCTCCGCGTCCACCCGCGCGATGGACGCGTACTACTGGCTGGGCCACGCGGAGACGGCGCTGCAGGAGCCGGTGGAGGCGCTGCGGCGCACCTCCGAGCTCATCATCGACGAGTTCGAGAAGGTCCTCACGCTGCAGAAGCGCGCCACCGAGTCGCTCGCCACGGCGGTGACGGCCCAGGACGAGCTGCTGCTGCGCGTGCAGCCGGAGCAGCTCACCCACGCCGAGGCCTTCATGCAGGCGCTGGCGGACCTGCGCAAGCAGCGCGGCCACCTGATTACGCTCAAGGACATCCGCTACATGGACCTGGGGCGGGTGGACGCCCTGGAGGCCGCGGTGGTGGAGGCGTCCGACAAGGCCAGCGCGGCCTGCGTGGACTTCCTCCAGAAGGGCGAGGCGCTCCAGCCGCTGGCCACGCGCCTGGACGAATTGCTGGCGAAGCTGGAGCCCCTCCAGACGACGTCCGAGCTGGCGCCGCTGGGCGAGGACGTGGACAAGACGGCCCACGGCCTGGAGGTGCTGGGCGAGGTGGTGGGCGGGCTCCAGGTGGGCGACCCGCTGGCCCGTGCGCGCATCCTCGAGGGCATCTCCGAGCTGTTCAGCCGCCTCAACCGGGTGCGCGCCAGCCTGGGGGCGAAGCGCAAGGAGCTGTCCGGCCGCGAGAAGCGCGCGGAGTTCGGCGCCCAGTTCAAACTGCTGGGGCAGAGCATCGAGAGCGCGCTGACGCAGGCGGACTCGCCGGAGCGCTGTGACGAGGCGCTGTCCCGACTCACGGTGCTGCTGGAGGAGCTGGAGGGCCGCTTCGGCGAGTTCGACGAGTTCCTCGGGCAGATCACGCAGAAGCGCGAGGAGCTGCTGGAGGCCTTCGGCGCCCGGAAGCAGTCGCTGGTCGACGAGCGCCAGCGCCGCGCGCAGGGCCTCTTCAGCGCCGCGGAGCGCATCCTCCAGGGCGTGCAGCGCCGTGCGAAGTCGTTCAAGACGGACGACGAGCTCAACGGGTACTTCGCGTCCGACGCGATGATCCTCAAGCTGCGGCAGTTGGCCGAGCAGCTGATGGGCCTGCAGGACAGCGTGCGCGCGGACGAGGTCCAGTCGCGCATCAAGTCCGCGAAGCAGGACGCGCTGCGTGCGTTGCGCGACAGGCAGGACCTGTTCGCGGACGGCGACTCGCTCATCAAGCTGGGCGCGTTCCGCTTCAACGTGAACACGCAGCCGCTGGAGCTGACGCTGGTGCCGCGCGAGGGCGCGCTGTACCTGCAGCTCACCGGCACGGACTACTCGCAGAAGGTGGAGGACCCGGAGCTCTTGAAGTACCGCGAGCTCTGGGAGCAGCACCTCGTCTCCGAGTCGCGCGACATGTACCGGGCGGAGTACCTGGCCGCGTGCGTCCTGGCCGACGCGGAGGACGGGAAGGGCGGGCTGACGCTGACGGCCCTGCATGAAGCCACGGTGGGCGGCGCACTGCTGGAGAAGGTGCGTGCGTACTCGGCGGACCGCTTCGACGAGGGCTACGAGCGCGGCGTGCACGACGCGGACGCGGCGGCGCTGCTGGAGAAGTTGCTCCACCTGCACCAGGGCGCGGGCCTCCTGCGCTTCGCCCCGGTGCCTCGCGCCTGGGCCGCGCTGTTCTGGGCCTTCGACACGGACGAGGCGGGCCGGGCGCTGTTCCACCGGCGCGCGCGCAGCCTCTCGCGGCTGCGCACCACCTTCGCCTCCACCGGCGGGCTGGCGGACCTGGGCACCGAGTTGGGCGAGCGCGTGGCCGCGTTCCTCACCTCGCACGGCCTCGGGCACTCGCCCGCGGAGGCGCGGCAGGCGGGCCGCTACCTCGTGGAGGAACTGGGCGTGGAGCGCCCGCGCTTCACCACCAGCGGCGAGGCCCTGGCGCTCAAGGACCTGTTCCTGGGGCAGTTGGACAGGCAGGGCTCGCGCTCGGCCTTCGAGGACGACCTGCGCGGGCTGGAGAAGGACCTGGGCTCGCGGCTGGAGATTTCGCGCGCGTGGGTGGACGCGTACCTGACGAAGCGCGAGGAGGGCCCCGGCGCGTGGGCGCACGTGGCGCTGGAGACGGCGGTGCTGCTGCTCACCGAGCGCAAGCTGGACCGCGAGCCGGCGGGCGCGCTGACGGCCACCGAAGTCACGGCGCTGTTGGGCAACCACCCGCGCATCCAGGACCGGAAGCTGTCCGTGCGCCTGGACGAGTTCCTCGCCCGCACGGGTGAGTTCCGGCAGGTGCGGGTGCCGCAGTACCAGGCCTACCGCGCCATGCTGCGTGACTTGCTGGACCGCGAGCGTCGCAAGCTGCGGCTGGAGGAGCTGTCTCCGAAGGTGCTCAGCTCGTTCGTGCGCAACCGGCTCATCGACGAGGTGTACCTGCCGCTCATCGGCGCCAACCTGGCCAAGCAGCTCGGCGCGGCGGGCGAGGGCAAGCGCACGGACCGCATGGGCATGCTGCTGCTCATGTCGCCGCCGGGCTACGGCAAGACGACGCTGATGGAGTACGTGGCCAGCCGGCTGGGCCTCACCTTCGTCAAGGTGAACGGCCCCGCGCTGGGCCACGCGGTGAAGTCGCTGGACCCGGCGGAAGCGCCCAACGCGACGTCCCGCCAGGAGGTGGAGCGCATCAACCTGTCTTTCGAGATGGGCAACAACGTGATGCTCTACCTCGACGACATCCAGCACACGGACCCGGAGCTGCTCCAGAAGTTCATCTCGCTCTGCGACGGCCAGCGCCGCATCGAGGGCGTGTGGAACGGCCGGACGCGCACGTACGACCTTCGCGGCAAGAAGTTCTGCGTCGTCATGGCGGGCAACCCGTACACGGAGACGGGCGAGCGCTTCCGCATTCCGGACATGCTCGCCAACCGCGCGGACACCTACAACCTGGGTGACATCCTCGACGGGAAGGAGCACCTGTTCGCGCTCAGCTACATCGAGAACGCGCTGACCTCCAACCTGGCGACGGCGCCGCTGGCCACGCGAGAGCCTGCCGACACGCACCGCCTCATCCGCATGGCGCAGGGCGAGGAGGTGCCCGCGGGCGAGCTGAAGCACGGCTACGCGGCGGCGGAGCTGCAGGAAATCGTCGCGGTGTTCCAGCGCATGTTCACCGTGCAGAAGGTGCTGCTGAAGGTGAACATGCAGTACATCGCCTCGGCGGCGCAGGACGAGCGCTTCCGCAGCGAGCCCGCGTTCAAGTTGCAGGGCAGCTACCGCAACATGAACAAGCTCACGGAGAAGGTCGTCGCGGCGATGACGGACGCCGAGCTGGAGCGGCTCATCGACGACCACTACCAGGGCGAGTCGCAGACGCTCACCACGGCGGCGGAGCAGAACCTGCTCAAGCTGGCGGAGATGCGCGGCCGGCTGACGCCGGAGAAGGCGAAGCGCTGGGAGGACATCAAGCAGGGCTTCGCGCGCGTGAAGCGCATGGGGGGCAAGGAGGACGACCCCGTGGCCCGCGTCACCGGCCAGCTCAGTGGAATCGAGGAGCAGCTCGGCGCGGTGCGCGACGCGGTGGTGCAGGCGGCCTCGCAGGTGGCGCGCGGCGGCGAGCAGCAGACGAATCCGGCGGAGGACGTGCTGCCCCATCTGGAGTCCCTGCGCGACGCCGTGCTGGAGGTGGCGAAGGTGGGCCGCGAGGTGAAGGACACGCCTCCTCCCGCGCCGGCCGCGACGCCGGCCACGGACATGGCGCCGTACCTCAAGCATCTGGCGCAGCTCCTCAAGGCGCTCACGGAGCGGGTGGCGGTGCAGGCGCAGCAGCCGGCGGCCCCGGCCGTGGTGGCGGCGCAGTCGCCCGCGCCGGACTTCGGGCCCTACATGGAGCAGCTCTCGCGGGCCATCGCCGCGCTGGCGGAGCGGCCGGTGAATGTGTCGGCGAGCGTGCCCGCCGAGGCGCTCCAGCGCACGGCCATCGCCGGGCCGTCTCCGGCGGAGCTGAGCCGGCAGATCGAGCTGGTGGAGGGCGTGCTCCTCCCCCTGGAGCGGGCCTCGCGGCGCGCCATTCAGGGAGAGGGAGAGGGCGTCAAGTCGCTCCAGGTCTGGCAGAACGTGACGGAGGCCCTGGAGCTCCTCCGCTCCATGCTGCGCCGGTAG
- a CDS encoding 2OG-Fe(II) oxygenase: protein MRTYTTQREALPTPALEALREALLGSRFVARSPLMGTFRASRGFAFIFTHEGRATLEARFPFLSCYLARVLDPTSARGLLPWRERLLGARKERVLPNAFYLNLLLLDAGTAVGRHIDATLQDPSGVPDATPRHVSVLYLQVPERAKGGELCLLRDNVPVGEVRPREGMLVHFRGDLQHEVRPFTGGPEGARRASLVCEQYVFPPEALARIPSFRIQSKAGFAAYLDDWRGRPDAGPAGELE from the coding sequence GTGCGAACTTACACCACCCAGCGTGAAGCCCTACCTACACCGGCGCTGGAGGCGCTCCGAGAGGCCCTGCTCGGCTCTCGATTCGTCGCGCGCAGCCCGCTGATGGGGACGTTCCGCGCCAGCCGCGGCTTCGCCTTCATCTTCACGCACGAGGGCCGCGCCACCCTGGAGGCCCGCTTCCCGTTCCTGTCTTGCTACCTGGCGAGGGTGTTGGATCCAACCAGTGCTCGCGGGTTGCTCCCGTGGCGCGAGCGGCTGCTGGGGGCCCGGAAGGAACGTGTCCTACCCAACGCTTTCTACCTGAACCTGCTCCTGCTGGACGCGGGCACGGCCGTGGGCCGGCACATCGACGCGACGCTCCAGGACCCCAGCGGCGTGCCGGACGCCACGCCGCGACACGTGAGCGTGCTGTACCTCCAGGTCCCCGAGCGCGCGAAGGGCGGCGAGTTGTGCCTCCTGCGCGACAACGTGCCGGTGGGCGAGGTGCGCCCGCGCGAGGGGATGCTGGTGCACTTCCGCGGGGACCTCCAGCACGAGGTGCGGCCCTTCACCGGAGGCCCGGAGGGCGCGCGGCGGGCGAGCCTCGTGTGCGAGCAGTACGTCTTCCCGCCCGAGGCGCTCGCGCGCATCCCCTCCTTCCGCATCCAGTCCAAGGCCGGCTTCGCCGCGTACCTCGACGACTGGCGGGGACGGCCGGACGCCGGCCCCGCGGGCGAATTGGAGTAA
- a CDS encoding methyltransferase has translation MSQHPRPSSTPPPAALIMTQMVYGFWVSRCLQIMAELGLADTIGDVPKSVEDLAKASGTHAPALRRMLRLLSGLGVLRKDEQSDCWGLTELGSMLRKDNPGSVYGSLRAHGHILSWQAWGDLKGSLTTGQPSVEKFMGDSFFNYLAAHPEDAAIFNGSMAAYQTLNAPAVVNAYDFSAARTVMDVGGGTGTLISHILQAHPAIRGSIFEMAHVAVEARERLASMGLKERCDVVDGDFFATIPQGQDVYILSQILHDWDDEKSLRILSNIRQAMRPDSKLLIVETVLPGDNAMHFGNLYDMAMLVLVGGQERTEAEYIALAQKAGMKVANILPTTMPPSVVELVPA, from the coding sequence ATGAGCCAGCACCCTCGACCGTCCAGCACTCCTCCTCCCGCGGCCCTCATCATGACCCAGATGGTGTACGGCTTCTGGGTTTCTCGATGTCTACAAATCATGGCCGAGCTCGGCCTCGCCGACACCATCGGTGACGTGCCCAAGAGCGTGGAGGACCTCGCGAAGGCGAGCGGCACCCACGCGCCCGCGCTGCGCCGGATGCTTCGCCTGCTCAGCGGCCTGGGGGTGCTGCGCAAGGACGAGCAGTCCGACTGTTGGGGGCTCACCGAGCTGGGCAGCATGCTCCGCAAGGACAACCCCGGCTCCGTCTATGGCTCGCTGCGCGCGCACGGCCACATCCTGTCCTGGCAGGCGTGGGGGGACTTGAAGGGCTCGCTCACCACGGGCCAGCCGTCCGTCGAGAAGTTCATGGGCGACTCGTTCTTCAACTACCTGGCCGCGCACCCCGAGGACGCCGCCATCTTCAACGGGAGCATGGCCGCGTACCAGACGCTCAACGCCCCGGCGGTGGTGAACGCGTATGACTTCAGCGCGGCCCGCACCGTCATGGACGTGGGCGGCGGCACCGGCACGCTCATCTCGCACATCCTCCAGGCGCACCCGGCCATCCGGGGCTCCATCTTCGAGATGGCCCACGTGGCGGTGGAGGCGCGAGAGCGGCTCGCGTCGATGGGGCTGAAGGAGCGCTGTGACGTCGTCGACGGCGACTTCTTCGCCACGATTCCCCAGGGACAGGACGTCTACATCCTGTCGCAGATCCTCCACGACTGGGACGACGAGAAGAGCCTGCGCATCCTCTCCAACATCCGCCAGGCGATGCGCCCCGACTCGAAGCTGCTCATCGTGGAGACGGTGCTGCCGGGCGACAACGCGATGCACTTCGGCAACCTCTACGACATGGCGATGCTCGTGCTCGTGGGTGGCCAGGAGCGCACCGAGGCGGAGTACATCGCGCTGGCGCAGAAGGCCGGGATGAAGGTTGCCAACATCCTGCCCACCACCATGCCCCCGAGCGTCGTCGAACTCGTCCCGGCCTGA
- a CDS encoding SPFH domain-containing protein → MELYQLLPIILVGVIVLGGIALTIVRLYRQVDQGKVLIVNTLKSEPHVTFTGTVVYPIINRAEVMDISLKTVEIDRRGKEGLICKDNIRADIKVTFFVRVNKTREDVLKVAQSIGCARASDQETLENLFEAKFSEALKTVGKSFEFVELYTKRDEIKDQVVRVIGRDLNGYMLEDCAIDFLEQTPVEMLDKDNILDAEGIRKITELTTKQNVFTNELRQDERMAVTKRNVEADEAIFALERQREEASAKQKREIDSIHARESSEAERVKQEEHAKSELARIKAEEEILINEQNKQRQVEVAQKNRERVVGVETERVEKDRALEAINRERETELQRIAKEKALEGEKKLIADVVRARIAVEKTVAEEEERIKDLRVKADATRKKDALIITAEGAAQEKTVKDVNAAKANSEMAVFMAKEKLTLAEADLEAADKSAKAKMRLAEGIQAESAAHGLAEVRVKEADAQATEKLGMAQVRVKEAEAGAIEKQGHAQANIVRERLLAEAAGEQEKGLARARIQEAEAGAIQKRGEAEAIAIREKQLAEAAAIQEKLLAEARGLAEKAASMKLMDGVGREHEEFRLKLNKERDVELETIRVRKDIAHAQAEVLAKAFANAKFNIVGGDGQFFERFVKAVSFGTAVDGALDHGEALKKALGGYLNGEKDLPADLKEILSKPGLSGDAQNLAVAALLHKMASSPVASAGAGLKALVADDSRPSADKQG, encoded by the coding sequence ATGGAACTCTACCAGCTCCTCCCCATCATCTTGGTGGGTGTCATCGTCCTCGGTGGTATCGCCCTCACCATCGTCCGGCTCTATCGCCAGGTGGACCAGGGCAAGGTCCTCATCGTCAACACGCTGAAGAGCGAGCCGCACGTCACCTTCACCGGCACGGTGGTGTACCCCATCATCAACCGCGCCGAGGTGATGGACATCTCCCTGAAGACGGTCGAAATCGACCGTCGCGGGAAGGAAGGCCTCATCTGCAAGGACAACATCCGCGCGGACATCAAGGTCACCTTCTTCGTGCGCGTGAACAAGACGCGCGAGGACGTGCTCAAGGTGGCCCAGTCCATCGGCTGCGCGCGCGCCTCCGACCAGGAGACGCTGGAGAACCTCTTCGAGGCCAAGTTCTCCGAGGCCCTCAAGACGGTGGGCAAGAGCTTCGAGTTCGTCGAGCTCTACACCAAGCGTGATGAAATCAAGGACCAGGTGGTCCGCGTCATCGGCCGCGACCTCAACGGCTACATGCTGGAGGACTGCGCCATCGACTTCCTGGAGCAGACCCCCGTCGAGATGCTCGACAAGGACAACATCCTCGACGCCGAGGGCATCCGGAAGATCACCGAGCTGACGACGAAGCAGAACGTCTTCACCAACGAGCTGCGCCAGGACGAGCGCATGGCCGTCACCAAGCGCAACGTCGAGGCGGATGAGGCCATCTTCGCCCTCGAGCGCCAGCGCGAGGAGGCCTCCGCGAAGCAGAAGCGGGAAATCGACAGCATCCACGCGCGTGAGTCCTCCGAGGCCGAGCGCGTGAAGCAGGAGGAGCACGCCAAGTCCGAGCTCGCCCGCATCAAGGCCGAGGAGGAAATCCTCATCAACGAGCAGAACAAGCAGCGCCAGGTCGAGGTGGCCCAGAAGAACCGCGAGCGCGTGGTCGGCGTGGAGACCGAGCGCGTGGAGAAGGACCGCGCCCTGGAGGCCATCAACCGCGAGCGCGAGACGGAGCTGCAGCGCATCGCCAAGGAGAAGGCGCTGGAGGGCGAGAAGAAGCTCATCGCCGACGTGGTGCGCGCCCGCATCGCCGTGGAGAAGACGGTGGCGGAGGAGGAGGAGCGCATCAAGGACCTGCGCGTGAAGGCCGATGCCACCCGCAAGAAGGACGCGCTCATCATCACCGCCGAGGGCGCGGCCCAGGAGAAGACCGTCAAGGACGTCAACGCCGCCAAGGCCAACAGCGAAATGGCCGTGTTCATGGCGAAGGAGAAGCTCACCCTGGCCGAGGCGGACCTCGAGGCCGCCGACAAGTCGGCCAAGGCGAAGATGCGTCTGGCCGAGGGCATCCAGGCCGAGTCCGCCGCGCACGGCCTCGCCGAGGTGCGGGTGAAGGAAGCGGACGCGCAGGCCACCGAGAAGCTCGGCATGGCGCAGGTGCGCGTGAAGGAGGCCGAGGCCGGCGCCATCGAGAAGCAGGGCCACGCCCAGGCGAACATCGTCCGCGAGCGCCTGCTGGCGGAGGCCGCGGGTGAGCAGGAGAAGGGCCTGGCCCGCGCCCGCATCCAGGAGGCCGAGGCTGGCGCCATCCAGAAGCGCGGCGAGGCTGAGGCCATTGCCATCCGCGAGAAGCAGCTGGCGGAGGCCGCGGCCATCCAGGAGAAGCTGCTCGCCGAGGCCCGGGGCCTCGCCGAGAAGGCCGCGTCCATGAAGCTGATGGACGGCGTCGGCCGCGAGCACGAGGAGTTCCGCCTCAAGCTCAACAAGGAGCGCGACGTGGAGCTGGAGACCATCCGCGTGCGCAAGGACATCGCCCACGCCCAGGCCGAAGTCCTGGCCAAGGCGTTCGCCAACGCGAAGTTCAACATCGTCGGCGGCGACGGCCAGTTCTTCGAGCGCTTCGTCAAGGCGGTGTCGTTCGGCACCGCGGTGGACGGCGCGCTGGACCACGGCGAGGCCCTGAAGAAGGCGCTCGGTGGTTACCTCAACGGCGAGAAGGACCTGCCGGCGGACCTGAAGGAGATCCTCTCCAAGCCGGGCCTGAGCGGCGACGCGCAGAACCTGGCCGTGGCCGCCCTGCTGCACAAGATGGCGTCCAGCCCGGTGGCTTCGGCGGGCGCGGGCCTGAAGGCGCTGGTGGCCGACGACAGCCGGCCCTCCGCCGACAAGCAGGGCTGA
- a CDS encoding amidase, whose translation MKKPTPPGSPSAGLSRRAFLGGTAAATAFVTLDSQAQAPAAPPAGKAPAAVPASKPFELEEATVADLQAGLKSGKHTAHGLTERYLARINELDRKGDLPLLSVIELNPDALAIAAALDKERKEKGPRGPLHGIPVLIKDNIATADRMQTTAGSLALVGAVPQRDAFIVERLRAAGAVILGKTNLSEWANFRSTKSSSGWSGRGGQTRNPYALDRTPSGSSSGSGAAAASNFCAVAVGTETDGSVVSPAAASSLVGLKPTVGLVSRTGIIPISHTQDTAGPMTRTVADAAALLSVLAGIDPADAATAASQGKAHADYTKFLDPNGLRGARIGVPRERFFGYHAPSDALVEQAIELMKAQGATIIDPAPIPTASKLDEPEFEVLLYEFKADLEAYLAGLGEGTHPRTLADLIKFNDAHRSTEMPYFGQELFHMAQEKGPLTDKKYRKALADCRKLSREQGLDALMAKHRLDALVAPTQAPPGLIDLVNGDHWLGSSSTPAAVSGYATITVPVGYVFGLPVGMSFIGRAWSEPTLLKLAYAYEQASHHRRPPGFAPTADLRLKPAT comes from the coding sequence ATGAAGAAGCCCACTCCTCCTGGCAGTCCCTCCGCGGGCCTGAGCCGCCGCGCCTTCCTCGGTGGCACGGCTGCCGCCACCGCCTTCGTCACGCTGGACTCCCAGGCGCAGGCTCCCGCCGCGCCACCGGCCGGCAAGGCTCCGGCGGCGGTCCCCGCCTCGAAGCCCTTCGAGCTGGAGGAGGCCACCGTCGCGGACCTCCAGGCGGGCCTGAAGTCCGGCAAGCACACCGCGCACGGGCTCACGGAGCGCTACCTCGCGCGCATCAACGAGCTGGACCGCAAGGGAGACCTCCCGTTGCTGTCCGTCATCGAGCTGAACCCGGACGCGCTCGCCATCGCCGCGGCGCTCGACAAGGAGCGCAAGGAGAAGGGGCCGCGCGGGCCGCTGCACGGCATCCCCGTCCTCATCAAGGACAACATCGCCACCGCGGACCGCATGCAGACCACCGCCGGCTCGCTCGCGCTCGTGGGCGCGGTGCCCCAGCGCGACGCGTTCATCGTCGAGCGCCTGCGCGCGGCGGGCGCGGTCATCCTCGGCAAGACGAACCTGAGCGAGTGGGCCAACTTCCGCTCCACGAAGTCCTCCAGCGGCTGGAGCGGGCGGGGCGGGCAGACGCGCAACCCGTATGCCTTGGACAGGACGCCGTCGGGCTCCAGCTCGGGCTCCGGGGCCGCCGCCGCCTCCAACTTCTGCGCGGTGGCCGTGGGGACGGAGACGGATGGCTCCGTGGTGTCGCCCGCGGCGGCCAGCTCGCTCGTGGGGCTCAAGCCCACGGTGGGCCTGGTGAGCCGCACCGGCATCATCCCCATCTCCCACACCCAGGACACCGCCGGCCCCATGACGCGCACCGTGGCGGACGCCGCGGCGCTGCTCTCCGTGCTCGCGGGCATCGACCCCGCGGACGCGGCCACCGCCGCGAGCCAGGGCAAGGCCCACGCGGACTACACGAAGTTCCTCGACCCCAACGGGCTCAGGGGCGCGCGCATCGGCGTGCCTCGCGAGCGCTTCTTCGGCTACCACGCGCCCTCGGACGCGCTGGTGGAGCAGGCCATCGAGCTGATGAAGGCCCAGGGCGCCACCATCATCGACCCGGCCCCCATTCCCACGGCGTCGAAGCTGGACGAGCCCGAGTTCGAGGTCCTGCTCTACGAGTTCAAGGCGGACCTGGAGGCGTACCTCGCCGGGCTGGGGGAGGGGACGCACCCGCGCACGCTCGCGGACCTCATCAAATTCAACGACGCGCACCGCTCCACGGAGATGCCGTACTTCGGCCAGGAGCTGTTCCACATGGCGCAGGAGAAGGGGCCGCTGACGGACAAGAAGTACCGCAAGGCCCTGGCGGACTGCCGCAAGCTGTCGCGCGAGCAGGGCCTGGACGCGCTGATGGCGAAGCACCGACTGGACGCGCTCGTTGCCCCCACGCAGGCGCCTCCAGGCCTCATCGACCTCGTGAATGGCGACCATTGGTTGGGCAGCAGCTCCACGCCCGCGGCCGTCTCCGGCTACGCCACCATCACCGTGCCCGTGGGCTACGTCTTCGGGCTCCCGGTGGGCATGTCCTTCATCGGCCGCGCCTGGAGCGAGCCCACGCTGCTGAAGCTCGCCTACGCCTACGAGCAGGCGTCGCACCACCGCCGCCCGCCCGGGTTCGCTCCCACGGCGGACCTGCGTCTGAAGCCCGCCACCTGA